The genomic region AGATGGCCATCTTGAAGGATTTGGGTAAGCAAGTTGAGCTTGAGAGCAGGAGAGCCGGTCAATCCCATCGCTGGTCGTCTGCGTATGGTCCCGATGAATTCGGGCTCGCGCCTCAGCGGCGAGCGCCGGAATGACGGGGAGTTCGGGCGCCGCCCCCTTGAGCCCGGCCCCGATTCGTGCGACCTCCGCCCCCAGCAAATCCCTCATTTCTGAGCCCTCGATGCACATTCTCCTGCTTGGTTCCGGCGGTCGCGAACATGCCCTGGCGTGGAAGATCGCGGCCTCTCCCCTGGTGACCAAATTCTGGTGCGCGCCGGGCAATGCCGGGATCGCGCGCGAGGCGGAATGCGTGGCGCTCGACATCGCCGACCATGCCGCCGTGATCGAGTTCTGCAAGGCGAACGCGGTCGCGCTCGTCGTGGTCGGCCCGGAGACGCCGCTGGCGGCCGGCATCGTCGATGACCTCACCGCCGCCGGCATCAAGGCGTTCGGGCCGGACAGGATCCCCGCCCAGCTCGAAAGCTCGAAGGGCTTCACCAAGGCGCTGTGCACCGAATTCGGCATTCCGACCGGCGCCTACAAGCGATTCACCAACGCCGCCGATGCGCGTGCCTACGTCCAGAGCCAGGGCGCGCCGATCGTGGTCAAGGCCGACGGTCTTGCCGCCGGCAAGGGCGTCGTCGTCGCCAAGTCGGTGCGCGAGGCGGAGGACGCCATCGCCATGATGTTCGACGGCACCTTTGGCGAGGCCGGCGCCGAGGTCGTGATCGAGGAGTTCTTGCCGGGCCGCGAGATCAGCTTCTTCGCGCTGTGCGACGGCGAGACCGCCATTCCGCTGGCCTCCGCGCAGGACCACAAGCGCGTGTTCGACCATGACGTCGGCCCGAACACCGGCGGCATGGGCGCCTATTCGCCGACGCCGCTGGTCACGCCGGCGATCCATGACGCGATCATGGCCAAGATCATTCTGCCGACGGTATCAGGCATGAAGCAGCGCGGCACGCCGTTTCGCGGCATTCTCTACGCCGGGATCATGCTGACGACGCAAGGGCCAAAACTGTTCGAGTTCAACGTCCGCTTCGGCGATCCCGAGTGCCAGGTGCTGATGCTCAGGATGATGTCGGACATCGTGCCGGCCTTCCTCGCCGCCTGCGACGGGCAGCTGAAGAACTTTGACCTGCGCTGGCATCCGGAGGCCGCGCTCACGGTGGTGATGGCGGCAAAGGGATATCCCGGCGATTACCAGAAAGGCACGCGGATCGAGGGGCTCGATGACGCCGCCAAGGTCGAGACCGCCGAGATCTTCCACGCCGGCACGGTCGAGAAGGACGGCGCCATCCTCGCCAATGGCGGCCGCGTCCTCAATGTCTGCGCGCTCGGCAAGACCGTGACGGAAGCGCAGGTGCGCGCCTACCAGGCCGTCGACCGCATCAATTGGCCGGAAGGCTTCTGCCGCCGCGACATCGGCTGGCAGGCCGTGGACGCCGAGAAGTCCAAGGGCTGACACGCTTTTTCGCACGCGCGCGCAATTTCCGCCGTGCCCGTCGGCACTCCGAATTTGTGTAGGCGGCTGTTGGACTTAGCTACTGTGCATGGGGTTGTTTTTCGACTTTTTTGTTTTGGGGCATTCTCAAGACCGAGCAGATCCCACGCTGACAGATAAGGATGCAGAAGATGTCCGATCTCGCCGACCTCTATCCCGGCTTCGCCTCCGAATGGATCAACACCTCCTTCGGCCGCATCTTCGCCCGCGTCGGCGGCAAGGGACCGCCGCTGTTGCTGCTGCACGGCTTCTCCGAGACCAACGTGATGTGGCACCGCGTGGCGCCGCAGCTGGCCGACCGGTTCACGCTGATCATCGCCGATCTGCCCGGCTATGGCTGGTCCGACATGCCCGAGAGCGACGCGCTGCACATGCCCTACAGCAAGCGCGCGATGGCCAAGGCCATGGTCGAGGCGATGGAGCGCCTCGGCCACGTGCACTTCGCGCTCGCCGGCCATGATCGCGGCGGCCGCGTCTCGTATCGGCTGGCGCTCGATCATCCCGGCCGGCTGTCGAAGCTTGCGGTGCTCGATATCCTGCCGACCTACAATTACTGGGAGCGGATGAACCGCGCCTATGCGCTGAAGATCTATCACTGGACTTTTCTGGCGCAGCCCTATCCGCTGCCGGAGACGCTGGTCGCGAGCAATGGCGAGTTCTTCCTGCGCTTCAAGATGGCGAGCCAGACCAAATCGAAGACGCTCGATGCGATCGACAAGCGTGCGCTCGAACACTACATCGCCCCGTTCCGCGATCTCGCCCGCGTCCACGCGATGTGCGAGGATTATCGCGCCGGCGCCTATTTCGACTACGATCTCGACAAGGCCGATTTCGAGGCCGGCAAGAAGATCACCATTCCGATGCTGGCGCTGTGGGGCAATGCCGGCGTGGCGCAAGCCGCCGCCACCCCGCTCGACATCTGGAAGCAATGGGCGACGAACGTGGACGGCATGCCGGTGGATTCCGGCCACTTCCTCACCGAGGAAAATCCCGGCGTCACCGCGAAGGCGCTGCGCGAGTTCTTTGCCGCGCCTTAGCGCCGCTCGCGAAAGAAGTCCTTCAGCATCCGCGCCGACTCGCTTTCGCCGACCCCGGAATAGACATCCGGGACGTGATGGCAGGTCGGCTGCGTGAAGAACCGCACACCTGATTCAACCGCGCCGCCCTTGGGGTCGGCGGCGCCGTAATAGAGCCGCCTCACCCTTGCAAACGAGATCGCGCCCGCACACATGGTGCACGGCTCCAGCGTCACGTAGAGGTCGCAGTCGACCAGACGCTCGCTGCCGATCTTTTTGGCCGCCTCGCGCAGCGCCACGATCTCTGCATGCGCCGTGGGGTCGTAGTCGGTCAGCGTCCGGTTCGCCGCGGTGGCGATGACCTCGTAATTGCGGACCACGACGCATCCGATCGGAACTTCGCCCGCCTTTCCGGCGTTTTCGGCCGTTTTGAGCGCCAAATCCATGAAAGAGGGGGCTTTCAAGCCTCGTATCATCGCGAGAAACCTGCTAGTAGCTGCGCCTTCAGCAGAAGTGCTTGACCGAATTTGCCTGAGCATGCGGCTCGAGACGAGCGCGCACAATGCTTTCTGGCCATCCCCTGAGTGAGATTATTCATGCCTCGCGACAGCGACAAAGACAACGATTCCCGCGGCCGGCGTGATCGCGGCCCGGCCAAGGGCGGCCCCGCCAAGGGCCGCTCCGGCAAGCCACGCGGACCCGACAAGAAGTTCGCCAAGCGCGGCCCTCCCGGGGACAAAGGCGACGCCCGCCCGCCCCGCGGCGACCGCGACAGCCGTCCATCATTCCGCCGCCGCGAGGAGGGCGATGCCCCGCGCCGCGACTTCAGCGAACGCCCGAAATTCAATCGCCAAGACCGGCCGCGTGAAGACCGGCCGCGCGGCGAGGATCGTGGCGAGCGCAGCTTCAAGCCGCGCGGCGATCGTCCCTTCAAGCCGCGTGAAGACCGTCCGTTTTCCGATCGTCCGTCGCGCGACGGCGAGAAGCGCCCGTTCAAGCCCCGTGGTGACCGCCCATTTTCTGATCGCCCCTCGCGCGATGGCGACAAGCGGCCGTTCAAGCCGCGCGGTGATCGCCCGTCCTATGGGCGTGATGACCGTCCGCCGCGCAGGGATCGCGACGATTCCCGTCCGGCCGGCCGAACCGGTGACGCGAAGTTTGGCGACAAGCGACCTTACGCGCCGCGTGGCGACCGTCCGGAACGCAAGTTCGACGGCGAGCGGAAGTTTTCGCGCGGCGCACCGGACCGCAATCGCAGCGAGCGCAGCGATTCAAAACCCTGGCAGAAGCGCGATGCGGCGCCTCGCGGCGACCGGCCGCCGCGCAAGGACTTCAGCAAGGGTCCGCGCAAGGATTTTGGCGGCAGCGACCGCGGTGGGGACAAGCCCTGGCAGAAGCGCGACGATCGGCATGGCGGTGGCGAAGACCGTCCGCGCTTTTCCCGTTCGCGCGACGATCGTCCATCGGGTGATCGTCCGTTCCGCGAGCGGCCCAAATTCGATCGCCCCAAGTTCGATCGTCCACGCGATGATCGTCCGAGGTTCGATCGCGGCGGCGATCGCCCGAAATTCGATCGTCCGCGCGAGCGTTCCGAGGGCCGTTCCGACTGGCACGAGCATCCCCGCAGCGAAGCGCGTTCCGGCGATCGTCCACGCCGCGAAAACGAGGACGAGAGCAGGATCTTCGAGAAGCGTCCGGCCTTCGGCGGTCGCGGCGCCTATCGCGAGCGCGATCGTGATTCCGAGCGGCGGCCGCGCCGCGAGGAAGAGACCAAGCCGAAGAAGGCCGGCGAGCGTATCGCCAAGGTGCTGTCGCGCGCGGGCCTCGCCTCGCGCCGCGATGCCGAGGAGATGGTCACGCAGGGCCGCGTCAGCGTCAACGGCCGTGTCATCAATTCGCCGGCGCTCGACATCACCTCGAACGATGTCGTCACTGTCGACGGCAAGCCGTTGCCGGAGCGCGAGCGCACGCGGCTGTTCCTCTATCACAAGCCCCGCGGCCTCATGACGACGCATGACGATCCCGAGGGCCGTCCGACCGTGTTCGACAATCTGCCCGAAGGTCTGCCGCGGCTGATCAGCGTCGGCCGGCTCGACTTCAACACCGAGGGCCTGCTGCTGCTCACCAATGATGGCGGGCTCGCGCGCACGCTCGAGCTGCCGGACACCGGCTGGCTGCGCCGCTACCGTGTCCGCGCCCATGGCGACGTCACGCAGGCGCAGCTCGACGAGCTGAAGAACGGCATCGAGATCGAGGGCATCAAATACGGTCCGATCGACGCCACGCTGGAGCGTGACCAGGGCGCGAATGTCTGGCTGGTTTTCGCGATCCGCGAGGGCAAGAACCGCGAAGTGCGCAACGTCTGCGCTCATCTCGGGCTCGAGGTGAACCGGCTGATCCGGGTCTCCTACGGCCCGTTCCAGCTCGGCGAGGTCCCCGAGGGCCAGGTCGAGGAGATCAAGTCCCGCGTGCTGCGCGACCAGCTCGGCGAAAAGATCATCGAGAAATCGGGTGCGCAGTTCGACGTGCCGCAGAAATCTGCCTCGCATGAGGGCGACGACGTGCCGCGCGAGAAGAAGCCGGCGACCAAGCGCGGCGTGATCAACGACCGCAAGGGCCGCCGCGTGCTGGTGCAACGCACCGGCAGCGAGGAAGCGCGCGAGCGCAACGAGGCTGAGGCGAGCGGCTACGGCCCGCCGCGCCGTCCCAAGCGCGGCTATCACGGCAAGCGCGATCTGGCGCCGAA from Bradyrhizobium lupini harbors:
- the purD gene encoding phosphoribosylamine--glycine ligase, whose amino-acid sequence is MHILLLGSGGREHALAWKIAASPLVTKFWCAPGNAGIAREAECVALDIADHAAVIEFCKANAVALVVVGPETPLAAGIVDDLTAAGIKAFGPDRIPAQLESSKGFTKALCTEFGIPTGAYKRFTNAADARAYVQSQGAPIVVKADGLAAGKGVVVAKSVREAEDAIAMMFDGTFGEAGAEVVIEEFLPGREISFFALCDGETAIPLASAQDHKRVFDHDVGPNTGGMGAYSPTPLVTPAIHDAIMAKIILPTVSGMKQRGTPFRGILYAGIMLTTQGPKLFEFNVRFGDPECQVLMLRMMSDIVPAFLAACDGQLKNFDLRWHPEAALTVVMAAKGYPGDYQKGTRIEGLDDAAKVETAEIFHAGTVEKDGAILANGGRVLNVCALGKTVTEAQVRAYQAVDRINWPEGFCRRDIGWQAVDAEKSKG
- a CDS encoding alpha/beta fold hydrolase, which codes for MSDLADLYPGFASEWINTSFGRIFARVGGKGPPLLLLHGFSETNVMWHRVAPQLADRFTLIIADLPGYGWSDMPESDALHMPYSKRAMAKAMVEAMERLGHVHFALAGHDRGGRVSYRLALDHPGRLSKLAVLDILPTYNYWERMNRAYALKIYHWTFLAQPYPLPETLVASNGEFFLRFKMASQTKSKTLDAIDKRALEHYIAPFRDLARVHAMCEDYRAGAYFDYDLDKADFEAGKKITIPMLALWGNAGVAQAAATPLDIWKQWATNVDGMPVDSGHFLTEENPGVTAKALREFFAAP
- a CDS encoding nucleoside deaminase, whose protein sequence is MIRGLKAPSFMDLALKTAENAGKAGEVPIGCVVVRNYEVIATAANRTLTDYDPTAHAEIVALREAAKKIGSERLVDCDLYVTLEPCTMCAGAISFARVRRLYYGAADPKGGAVESGVRFFTQPTCHHVPDVYSGVGESESARMLKDFFRERR
- a CDS encoding pseudouridine synthase — its product is MPRDSDKDNDSRGRRDRGPAKGGPAKGRSGKPRGPDKKFAKRGPPGDKGDARPPRGDRDSRPSFRRREEGDAPRRDFSERPKFNRQDRPREDRPRGEDRGERSFKPRGDRPFKPREDRPFSDRPSRDGEKRPFKPRGDRPFSDRPSRDGDKRPFKPRGDRPSYGRDDRPPRRDRDDSRPAGRTGDAKFGDKRPYAPRGDRPERKFDGERKFSRGAPDRNRSERSDSKPWQKRDAAPRGDRPPRKDFSKGPRKDFGGSDRGGDKPWQKRDDRHGGGEDRPRFSRSRDDRPSGDRPFRERPKFDRPKFDRPRDDRPRFDRGGDRPKFDRPRERSEGRSDWHEHPRSEARSGDRPRRENEDESRIFEKRPAFGGRGAYRERDRDSERRPRREEETKPKKAGERIAKVLSRAGLASRRDAEEMVTQGRVSVNGRVINSPALDITSNDVVTVDGKPLPERERTRLFLYHKPRGLMTTHDDPEGRPTVFDNLPEGLPRLISVGRLDFNTEGLLLLTNDGGLARTLELPDTGWLRRYRVRAHGDVTQAQLDELKNGIEIEGIKYGPIDATLERDQGANVWLVFAIREGKNREVRNVCAHLGLEVNRLIRVSYGPFQLGEVPEGQVEEIKSRVLRDQLGEKIIEKSGAQFDVPQKSASHEGDDVPREKKPATKRGVINDRKGRRVLVQRTGSEEARERNEAEASGYGPPRRPKRGYHGKRDLAPKED